In the Leguminivora glycinivorella isolate SPB_JAAS2020 chromosome 14, LegGlyc_1.1, whole genome shotgun sequence genome, one interval contains:
- the LOC125233569 gene encoding uncharacterized protein LOC125233569 produces MLRVLLIAVAAATVLAADLPPSCDNKVYCHSDLLHHVEMKRIYQDSKTFVDLPMKHDPDTVLAAFDKLLNETNDPSKEQLLAFVDEHFSKEDELEVWSPPDYSKKPAFLARIRDEKLRTFAKNINDIWPTLGRKVKSTVFENPNHHSLIPISHGFIIPGGRFKEIYYWDTYWIIEGLLICGMQDTARGMIENLIELLTKLGHIPNGSRVYYNERSQPPLLTAMVSLYFRETKDIKFVMNNIEHMEKELEYWRQTQFVTFQKDGRSHTLLRYFAPSEGPRPESYYEDYEAAHNLSSDPARQQEFYTDIKSAAESGWDFSSRWFIDEKGDNTGRIQNIHTRDIIPVDLNSIYANALQNVATFHLYLGNLVKAAEYAYRARQLRNSIEQTLWDEKDGIWYDYDILDNTFRKYFYPSNLSPLWMGAVEKGRVRQKSGRVLKYLKLSHGLDFPGGIPTSLIHSGQQWDFPNAWPPLVSIVVNALEASGNLQSRRTAFEVAQSWVRACLQGFNENKQMFEKYDAETPGKFGGGGEYNVQEGFGWSNGVVLELLNKYGSILTADDKSVLGLDSTDDRSSNIARDIMMLTLRLPLYPVLGLLNVYSQVIIPSCNSSIYCTGEMLHRIQLARIFPDSKFFVDMKLLFSPNDTLADFAQLMHDTQRNPSREQLTKFVGKHFEPGNELENWMPPDFNPSPPILDKIIDPKLKVFAKNVIAIWATLGRKVKPVVHQNPDRYSLISVPNGFIAPGGRFKELYYWDSYWIVRGLLLSDMADTARGMVENLLYLVDKFGYIPNGSRFYYLGRSQPPLLTAMVADYYAVSEDLAWLKRHIPTVENELQYWLNTKKVTVEINGNQYVLLRYYSDEDAKGPRPESYYEDYTTSRFLHSEDLRQEFYKEMRSAAESGWDFSTRWFVTASSDPVGNLTDVHASRILPVDLNSIFAGALQLAGDLRSLLNDRREAHKWYSLAKYWRRSIENVLWDTSDGTWYDYDSKARARRKHFYPSCATPLWAGAVEKEDAPKYAARLVRYLHSSGGLDFPGGIPSSLLHSGEQWDYPNAWAPMQSILIGGLDRSGHEEARKLAKEQAKTWIRSNYLGYNRYTKMFEKYSAVQPGYPGDGGEYGVQDGFGWTNGVILELLANYGDELFDESAGKTLPYVRQV; encoded by the exons ATGTTGCGTGTTCTCCTAATAGCGGTTGCGGCCGCTACAGTCCTCGCCGCGGACCTGCCGCCAAGCTGCGACAACAAAGTGTACTGCCACAGCGACCTGCTCCACCATGTAGAGATGAAGCGCATCTACCAAGACTCCAAGACTTTCGTCGACCTCCCGATGAAACATGACCCGGATACCGTCCTCGCAGCGTTCGACAAGCTTTTGAACGAAACGAACGACCCCTCTAAAGAACAGCTCCTAGCTTTTGTTGACGAACACTTCAGTAAAGAAGATGAACTTGAGGTATGGTCTCCCCCGGATTATTCTAAGAAACCCGCTTTTCTCGCTAGAATCAGAGACGAAAAACTCAGGACGTTTGCCAAAAATATCAACGATATCTGGCCGACCCTGGGTAGAAAAGTAAAGTCTACTGTATTTGAAAATCCAAATCACCACAGCCTGATTCCGATTTCACACGGATTTATCATACCTGGCGGGAGATTCAAGGAGATTTACTATTGGGACACATATTGGATCATTGAAGGTCTCCTTATTTGTGGAATGCAGGATACCGCACGAGGGATGATCGAAAATCTTATTGAGCTGTTGACTAAGTTGGGCCACATTCCGAACGGTAGCCGAGTATACTACAATGAGCGCAGTCAGCCACCTCTCCTCACAGCCATGGTCTCTCTGTACTTTAGAGAAACAAAAGACATAAAATTCGTAATGAACAATATTGAACATATGGAGAAAGAATTGGAATATTGGAGGCAGACGCAATTTGTGACATTCCAGAAGGACGGCCGGTCTCATACTTTACTTAGATATTTTGCCCCGAGTGAAGGCCCTCGGCCAGAATCCTACTACGAAGATTATGAGGCTGCTCACAACTTAAGTAGTGATCCGGCTCGCCAGCAAGAATTTTACACCGATATCAAGAGCGCTGCTGAGAGCGGGTGGGACTTCTCTTCACGTTGGTTTATTGATGAGAAGGGAGATAACACGGGACGTATCCAAAACATCCACACGAGAGATATTATCCCAGTGGATTTGAATTCAATTTATGCAAATGCTCTTCAGAATGTAGCGACGTTCCACTTGTACCTAGGAAACCTTGTGAAAGCCGCTGAATATGCTTACCGCGCCAGGCAGTTAAGGAATTCAATCGAACAAACTTTATGGGACGAGAAAGATGGTATCTGGTACGACTATGATATACTTGACAATACGTTTAGAAAGTATTTCTATCCTAGTAATCTGTCTCCGCTCTGGATGGGGGCTGTTGAGAAAGGGCGAGTTAGGCAAAAATCAGGCCGTGTTTTAAAGTATCTGAAGTTGTCACATGGTTTGGACTTCCCTGGAGGTATTCCCACTTCGTTGATCCATAGTGGACAGCAGTGGGACTTCCCGAACGCGTGGCCGCCTCTAGTCAGTATCGTCGTTAACGCACTCGAGGCCTCAGGAAATCTGCAATCCAGGAGAACCGCGTTCGAGGTAGCTCAGTCCTGGGTGCGTGCGTGTTTACAGGGATTCAATGAGAATAAGCAAATGTTTGAGAAATATGACGCGGAAACTCCGGGGAAATTTGGGGGAGGTGGCGAGTACAATGTGCAGGAAGGATTCGGATGGTCCAACGGAGTTGTTCTGGAATTACTAAACAAATATGGCAGCATTTTAACCGCTGACGATAAGTCTGTCTTGGGGCTGGATTCTACCGACGACCGTTCTTCGAACATTGCCAGGGACA taatgatgcTGACTCTACGCCTGCCTTTATACCCAGTCCTGGGCTTGCTCAACGTCTACTCGCAGGTGATCATCCCTTCTTGCAACTCTTCCATCTACTGCACCGGCGAAATGCTACACCGCATCCAGCTTGCGAGGATTTTCCCTGACTCAAAATTTTTTGTTGACATGAAGTTACTATTTTCCCCGAACGATACATTGGCAGATTTTGCTCAGCTGATGCACGACACTCAGCGGAATCCTTCGCGCGAACAGCTCACTAAGTTCGTAGGAAAACATTTCGAACCAGGAAACGAACTGGAAAATTGGATGCCTCCCGACTTCAATCCATCGCCGCCAATACTGGATAAAATAATAGATCCGAAACTTAAAGTGTTTGCTAAAAATGTTATTGCTATTTGGGCAACATTAGGACGTAAAGTAAAACCTGTTGTTCATCAGAATCCTGACCGGTACagcttaatttcagttcctaaTGGATTCATAGCACCAGGAGGTCGATTTAAGGAGCTGTACTACTGGGATTCTTACTGGATCGTACGTGGACTTCTACTCAGTGATATGGCAGACACTGCCAGGGGTATGGTAGAAAATCTTCTTTATTTAGTTGACAAGTTTGGATACATCCCAAACGGCAGCCGCTTCTATTACTTAGGTAGAAGTCAACCACCTCTTCTTACGGCCATGGTTGCGGATTACTATGCTGTTTCGGAAGATCTTGCGTGGTTAAAACGTCACATCCCTACTGTTGAAAATGAGTTGCAATATTGGTTAAATACAAAGAAGGTAACAGTGGAAATAAATGGCAACCAATATGTGCTCCTTCGGTACTATTCGGACGAGGATGCTAAAGGACCACGACCAGAGTCATATTACGAAGATTATACTACATCCCGGTTTTTACACTCAGAGGATTTGCGCCAGGAATTTTATAAAGAGATGAGGAGCGCGGCTGAAAGCGGATGGGATTTTTCAACTCGCTGGTTCGTGACTGCGAGCTCGGATCCTGTCGGGAACCTGACCGATGTTCATGCCTCGCGCATTTTGCCGGTCGACCTAAACTCCATCTTTGCTGGTGCTCTTCAACTTGCCGGCGACTTAAGAAGCCTCCTCAACGACCGTCGTGAGGCGCACAAGTGGTACAGCCTCGCAAAATATTGGAGAAGATCGATTGAAAATGTACTCTGGGATACTTCTGACGGGACATGGTACGACTACGACTCTAAGGCAAGAGCAAGAAGGAAACATTTTTATCCGAGTTGTGCTACGCCTTTGTGGGCAGGAGCGGTCGAGAAAGAGGACGCTCCAAAATACGCTGCACGGTTAGTGAGGTATTTGCATTCATCCGGAGGTCTCGATTTCCCTGGAGGAATCCCATCGTCTCTTCTCCATTCTGGCGAGCAGTGGGACTATCCCAATGCTTGGGCTCCGATGCAAAGTATACTTATAGGAGGGCTTGACAGAAGCGGGCACGAAGAAGCGCGAAAACTAGCGAAAGAGCAAGCTAAGACTTGGATCCGCTCGAACTACTTAGGGTACAACAGGTACACCAAGATGTTTGAGAAATATAGTGCGGTCCAGCCGGGGTATCCCGGGGATGGCGGGGAGTACGGGGTACAAGATGGTTTCGGGTGGACCAACGGGGTTATACTAGAACTATTAGCAAATTACGGAGACGAGTTGTTTGATGAAAGTGCGGGAAAGACACTGCCATACGTGCGTCAAGTGTGA